A genomic window from Paenibacillus sp. FSL K6-0276 includes:
- a CDS encoding Ig-like domain-containing protein: MKKILSVALSTAMAFSMFASVAFGDAATTPQQKFDALAAKGILNGYPDGKAHLEKDLTRAEFAKIVTKLFDLTEVTNKLSYKDKGYNAKNWAVPYIEAVTAANLMQGKDTVKGIFDYNGKVTVEEVAAVLFRALKLETPATTDNTASAWAKGYAQAVINAGLIAKDTNFKANASRSLVVETAYAVDQLTVAPTVASADAVSPTKVVVTFSDKTTTTVELTTALVAGVETTINFKHNNHDYTTKVTLAAPKVVSVEAPNAKQVVVKFNRSIDTGTLAESSKVIDGVVKVTKVGNKDDEAANANVSFNADNTEAVITLPGVKALKGNYTVVVSDAVTTTAGEKIPAFTSLLTVADTVAPTVASVSSTAKATTKDVYVKFSEPVKTTGIIATVNGKSASVSVQNDTYTEFKLTADTLESGKTYDVSLTNVTDYAGNVANPNPIKTTVTVVSDVAAPVIKSVTAISDKFVEVEFDKNVERASLVGNVRLLNAVGESQGTFRVVTSDNGKKFTLETPLSSFPSSGTFTGSVLFGATVKDTLGNILGTETKKDITFTKDTVAPTVTTATYTTTATNKGLVLKFSEDVVYLGKGDVYLINDKNGNSTKLTHSASSVVGSGKTFTLTGVNVPAGSYSVRLPQGLFKDKSFSGNESTATVLTVSIGSASNDTTVPALYSFNADNSGIVFKDSQLTVGTSTYSDITIEVNLYDAGGLNSASMQDINSYTLGNKGLPAGSFVTIDTLNAAGVRIESATNPTYARAYVHIPSSSVEKTDNYEFVVNGVTDVAGNPIDGSASKKTGKLTSRIAPVFTSAVVSSGSSTELILGFTKDLNDKTTDVDMKRDLKFFINSDTTAVDQNDIYSITKIEYGSDKGKWSVKFKKHAIDNKVTTGEVLDLNSNDVNRIVIKVVKDAKLTDTDNNVIKGETEISAK; encoded by the coding sequence ATGAAGAAAATTTTATCCGTAGCATTATCTACAGCAATGGCATTCTCGATGTTTGCCTCTGTAGCGTTTGGTGACGCAGCAACAACTCCGCAACAAAAATTTGATGCTTTGGCAGCGAAAGGTATTCTCAATGGGTACCCAGATGGTAAAGCTCACCTTGAAAAAGATCTTACTCGCGCTGAATTCGCGAAGATCGTTACTAAATTGTTCGATCTTACTGAAGTAACTAACAAATTGTCTTACAAAGACAAAGGTTACAACGCTAAGAACTGGGCAGTTCCTTACATCGAAGCTGTTACTGCAGCTAACTTGATGCAAGGTAAAGATACTGTTAAAGGTATCTTTGACTACAATGGTAAAGTAACAGTTGAAGAAGTAGCGGCTGTATTGTTCCGCGCTTTGAAACTTGAAACACCAGCTACAACTGACAACACTGCATCTGCATGGGCTAAAGGTTATGCTCAAGCGGTAATCAATGCTGGTCTGATTGCTAAAGACACTAACTTCAAAGCTAACGCTAGCCGTTCTTTGGTAGTTGAAACAGCTTATGCAGTTGATCAATTGACTGTAGCTCCTACTGTAGCTTCTGCAGACGCAGTAAGCCCAACTAAAGTAGTTGTTACTTTCTCTGATAAAACTACTACAACTGTTGAATTGACTACTGCTCTTGTAGCAGGCGTTGAAACTACAATTAACTTCAAACACAACAACCACGATTACACTACAAAAGTAACATTGGCAGCTCCTAAGGTTGTTTCTGTAGAAGCTCCAAATGCTAAGCAAGTGGTTGTTAAATTCAACCGTTCAATCGATACTGGTACTTTGGCTGAATCCAGCAAAGTTATCGATGGTGTTGTAAAAGTAACTAAGGTTGGCAACAAAGATGATGAAGCTGCTAATGCAAATGTTTCTTTCAACGCAGATAACACTGAAGCTGTAATCACTTTGCCAGGCGTTAAAGCTCTTAAAGGTAACTACACAGTTGTTGTAAGTGATGCTGTGACTACTACTGCTGGTGAAAAGATTCCTGCTTTCACTTCGTTGTTGACTGTAGCTGATACTGTTGCACCGACTGTTGCATCTGTTAGTTCTACAGCTAAAGCAACGACTAAAGATGTTTATGTTAAATTCAGCGAGCCGGTTAAAACAACTGGTATTATTGCTACCGTAAATGGTAAGAGTGCTTCTGTATCTGTTCAAAATGACACTTACACTGAGTTCAAATTGACTGCAGATACTTTGGAAAGTGGTAAGACTTATGACGTATCGCTTACAAACGTTACTGACTATGCTGGTAATGTAGCTAACCCTAACCCAATCAAAACTACAGTTACTGTAGTGTCTGATGTAGCTGCTCCAGTAATCAAGAGCGTAACAGCTATCAGCGACAAATTTGTCGAAGTTGAATTCGATAAAAACGTTGAGCGTGCTTCCCTAGTAGGTAATGTTCGTTTGCTTAACGCTGTAGGTGAAAGCCAAGGTACTTTCCGTGTAGTTACTTCTGACAATGGTAAGAAGTTCACTTTGGAAACTCCTTTGAGCAGCTTCCCTAGCTCTGGTACATTTACTGGATCAGTTCTTTTCGGAGCAACAGTTAAGGATACTCTGGGTAACATCCTAGGTACTGAAACTAAAAAAGATATCACCTTTACTAAGGATACAGTAGCTCCTACAGTAACTACTGCTACTTACACAACTACTGCAACTAATAAAGGTCTTGTTCTTAAATTCTCCGAAGATGTCGTTTATCTTGGTAAAGGTGATGTATACCTGATCAACGATAAAAATGGTAATTCCACTAAATTGACACACAGCGCTAGTAGCGTAGTGGGAAGCGGCAAAACATTTACATTGACTGGCGTGAATGTTCCTGCTGGATCGTACTCTGTACGTTTGCCACAAGGACTATTCAAAGATAAGTCCTTCTCGGGTAATGAGTCCACTGCAACTGTATTGACTGTTTCTATCGGTAGTGCTTCGAATGATACTACTGTACCAGCATTGTACAGCTTCAATGCTGATAATAGTGGCATCGTGTTCAAAGATAGCCAACTGACTGTAGGAACATCAACTTATAGCGATATCACAATCGAAGTCAATCTGTATGATGCAGGTGGCTTGAATAGTGCTTCTATGCAAGATATCAATAGTTACACATTAGGTAACAAAGGTCTACCTGCAGGATCTTTCGTAACAATCGATACGTTAAATGCTGCTGGTGTAAGAATCGAAAGTGCAACTAATCCAACTTATGCTCGTGCATATGTACACATTCCAAGCTCCAGTGTTGAGAAGACTGATAACTATGAATTCGTAGTTAATGGTGTTACTGATGTAGCGGGCAACCCAATCGATGGTTCCGCTTCTAAGAAAACAGGTAAGTTGACTAGCAGAATTGCTCCAGTCTTCACTTCTGCTGTAGTATCCAGCGGTAGTTCTACTGAACTGATCCTCGGATTCACTAAGGATCTGAACGATAAGACTACTGATGTTGATATGAAGAGAGATCTGAAATTCTTCATCAACTCCGATACAACTGCTGTTGATCAAAATGATATCTATTCAATCACTAAGATTGAGTATGGTTCTGACAAAGGCAAATGGTCTGTTAAGTTTAAGAAACATGCCATCGACAACAAAGTAACTACAGGTGAAGTACTTGATCTTAACAGTAATGATGTTAACAGAATCGTAATTAAAGTCGTAAAAGACGCTAAACTTACTGATACTGACAACAACGTTATCAAAGGTGAAACAGAAATCTCCGCTAAGTAA